GAACAGGCTTTGGATAGCTCGACTCACTCTTCACAAGTGATTGAGAAAATGCGCGCGATTTACCCAACCTTGCCGGATGACGGTAGCTTGCAGCTCAGTGCGGAAGTGAACATGGGCGAAAAAAGCTGGTAAGTGCGGCGTTATAGACTCGTTCCATCGAAGCAGGTTGATGAAATATATTCACCCCAACCCTAGAGGGTATCTCCGAGGTTGGGGTGAACTCATTGGCTCGAAACTGAAATTGCGCGAGTCAGTTTCCTGCTGCTTCGATTCGACTTATCGTTGAACCTGTTGAATGAGATGTTCGCAAATCGCTTCTGCCAGCTGATGGCTCGCTAAGTTACGTTCAATGATATGAGCAGGAAGCGTGCCTGTTGCCACAGTCTGTAGCCAGTCTTGCACCATATGCTCAAAGCCTTTGCTAGCCAGCATCGGCGTCCAATCTTTTAAGGCCACTCGGCTTTCTTGGTTATCTCGCCACGCTTTTCCTTGGGTAAAGGAATCAAACTGATAGGCCACATTGTCATAGCTGGCCGTGACATGCTCGGTGGTGATCCCAAACTGACGGTTCATCGAAGCGTGCAGTAAGGTATCGCCCGCTTGCCATTGAAGATCAAGGCGAGCAAGCAGCCCGCCGTTCATGTGATAGGTCAGTTGGATGTCGGCTAAATTGCGCTGACGCGAAAGGTTGACGCTATCTAGAGGATGAATGAAATCATCAAACACAAACGTGCGAATATCGCCGGGTAGGGCGTGGCGATGTTTTTCCCAACGCAGTGAACGCAGCGCCCCACACTCTTGTTGAGCCAGCTCGGGCAGATGTTGGTTGTAGAGCGGAATATGACGGCGGTTAAACCCAACATAAAGTGGTTGACGATGTTTTTCCGCTAACTCATACAAGTCTTCACACTCTTGTGCGCTCGCGGCTAATGGTTTATCGACAAAGGTTGGGATCCCCAAACGCAGAAAAAATGCCGCGAGAGTACAGTGCACTTCGGTCGCCGCATGGATCATCACCGCATCCACGCCATGCTGTAAGACATCTCGGTAGTCGGTGCAGGTCTCGCTTACCCGATAACGAGCCGCTAGCTTGGCTAAGATCTGTGGGTTGCGAGTGCATAGCACCAGTTCGACATCGGGTAATTGAGCTAATACAGGAAGATAAGCTTTCTGGGCGATATCACCCAAACCAATCATGGCGATTTTCATTCTTCGATCATCGGTTATCAGAAACGGATTTCAGGCTAGCACGATAAACAGACAATGCGAAAAATGGGTGTGAGATTTGTGTTGTGATCGCATGATTTGCGTGTGGTTGATGTCCAACCCTCACGGTTTAAAACGGGCTGTCTTTGTTGAGCGTATTACAAATTTGAATGATGGCTAAAGAGAGTCCTGACTTGATGACTTGCTGCTGACGTTGTAACTGCAAATGGTAAAAGCTGAGGTCAATATCATCATCGGGTTCGACGACATCTAAGTGCAACATACCCATTTTTTTGACCAGATTGAGTGCTTTAATCGGGACTAGAATTTGTGGATCGGTGAATTGGTACTCTGTGGCATCTTGATTGAGCTGGTTACGCAGTTTGATGAGCTGCTCAATATCATGGAAAGCTTCATCAGGAATCACGCCGAGGCCGAATAAAAGCTTCAGGCGTACGGCAAGATCGCCCAGTGGGCCTGTGTCGTGTAATAGCGGTTCTACCACGGATTTCACTGCAAAGTTGTCTTTACGGAAAATGCGTTGCATCAGTGCATCAATGGCTTCGGTCAGCACATCAACCGTTGTAATGAAGAATCCTCGTACCGTGTGGGTCTGATTCAAGCGCTCCAGAATGTCGGATTCGTTAATTTTTTCTGCCATAAACTGATCTGTTGTTGGGTTAGGTCGAGAGCGGGTGGCAGCTCTCGACATTTAAAGACTTCCGATAACAGCGTTTTTTCAAACGGTTATCCTGAGACTTCAATTCATTTGTTGATAAAGTGCTTCAATCTGCTGCGCTTCAAC
This genomic window from Vibrio mimicus contains:
- a CDS encoding Gfo/Idh/MocA family protein yields the protein MKIAMIGLGDIAQKAYLPVLAQLPDVELVLCTRNPQILAKLAARYRVSETCTDYRDVLQHGVDAVMIHAATEVHCTLAAFFLRLGIPTFVDKPLAASAQECEDLYELAEKHRQPLYVGFNRRHIPLYNQHLPELAQQECGALRSLRWEKHRHALPGDIRTFVFDDFIHPLDSVNLSRQRNLADIQLTYHMNGGLLARLDLQWQAGDTLLHASMNRQFGITTEHVTASYDNVAYQFDSFTQGKAWRDNQESRVALKDWTPMLASKGFEHMVQDWLQTVATGTLPAHIIERNLASHQLAEAICEHLIQQVQR
- a CDS encoding MltR family transcriptional regulator, with the protein product MAEKINESDILERLNQTHTVRGFFITTVDVLTEAIDALMQRIFRKDNFAVKSVVEPLLHDTGPLGDLAVRLKLLFGLGVIPDEAFHDIEQLIKLRNQLNQDATEYQFTDPQILVPIKALNLVKKMGMLHLDVVEPDDDIDLSFYHLQLQRQQQVIKSGLSLAIIQICNTLNKDSPF